The following proteins come from a genomic window of Streptomyces sp. NBC_00539:
- a CDS encoding MFS transporter, which yields MPSPYRAIFAAPGTKGFSAAGFIGRMPLSMVGVGILTMISEITGRYGLASALTGALALSAAAVGPQISKLVDRYGQRRVLRPATLFAVASVAGLLIAAANGWPDWTLFVFSVLAGCVPSVGSMVRARWTAIYRDTPSLHTAYSFESVVDEVCFIFGPIVAISLSTTWFPEAGPLVAALCLLVGVWWLTAQRATEPEPHPHDEHGNRSSALRSPGLQVLVATFVATGAIFGSIDVATLAFADERGHKPLASVILAVWALGSCLAGIVFGLLHPKGTAERRWVLGICAMAVSMIPLLLAGNLPFLAVALFVSGLAIAPTMITTMALIEAHVPRAKLTEGMTWISTGLAVGVAVGSSVAGLVIDAAGARSGYVVSISAGAAAAAVAFAGYRRLTRPAQGEEPATDGDGDSRAERAGRGGGDAGRVA from the coding sequence GTGCCCAGTCCCTACCGCGCGATCTTCGCCGCCCCAGGCACCAAGGGGTTCAGCGCAGCCGGGTTCATCGGCCGCATGCCGCTCTCCATGGTGGGCGTCGGCATCCTGACCATGATCTCGGAGATCACCGGCCGCTACGGGCTGGCGAGCGCGCTCACCGGAGCCCTGGCCCTCTCCGCCGCGGCGGTCGGCCCCCAGATCTCCAAGCTGGTCGACCGCTACGGGCAGCGGCGGGTGCTGCGCCCCGCGACCCTCTTCGCCGTCGCGTCGGTGGCCGGGCTCCTGATCGCCGCGGCGAACGGCTGGCCGGACTGGACCCTTTTCGTCTTCTCCGTCCTCGCGGGGTGCGTACCGAGCGTCGGCTCGATGGTCCGCGCCCGGTGGACGGCGATCTACCGGGACACCCCCAGCCTGCACACCGCGTACTCCTTCGAATCCGTGGTCGACGAGGTCTGCTTCATCTTCGGGCCGATCGTCGCCATCTCCCTGTCCACGACCTGGTTCCCGGAGGCCGGGCCGCTGGTCGCCGCGCTGTGCCTGCTGGTGGGCGTGTGGTGGCTGACGGCGCAGCGCGCCACGGAACCGGAGCCGCATCCGCACGACGAGCACGGGAACCGGTCGTCGGCCCTGCGCTCCCCGGGACTCCAGGTGCTCGTGGCCACGTTCGTGGCGACCGGGGCGATCTTCGGCTCGATCGACGTCGCCACGCTCGCCTTCGCCGACGAGCGCGGCCACAAACCGCTCGCGAGCGTGATCCTCGCCGTGTGGGCCCTCGGCTCCTGCCTCGCCGGGATCGTCTTCGGCCTGCTGCACCCCAAGGGGACGGCCGAACGTCGATGGGTACTGGGCATCTGTGCGATGGCCGTGAGTATGATCCCCCTCCTACTGGCCGGGAACTTGCCGTTTCTGGCCGTGGCGCTCTTCGTCTCGGGCCTCGCCATCGCTCCCACGATGATCACCACGATGGCCCTGATCGAGGCGCACGTACCCCGCGCGAAGCTGACCGAGGGCATGACCTGGATCAGCACCGGCCTCGCGGTCGGTGTCGCGGTCGGCTCCTCCGTGGCCGGCCTGGTCATCGACGCGGCCGGCGCCAGGAGCGGGTACGTCGTCTCCATATCGGCGGGAGCGGCCGCGGCCGCGGTGGCGTTCGCGGGTTACCGCCGGCTGACGAGGCCGGCGCAAGGGGAGGAGCCAGCTACCGATGGGGACGGCGACAGCAGGGCGGAACGGGCGGGCAGGGGCGGCGGGGACGCCGGCCGCGTGGCGTAA
- a CDS encoding D-arabinono-1,4-lactone oxidase, translated as MGTATAGRNGRAGAAGTPAAWRNWAGNVSATPVRVVTPASVGELQEAVRRAAGDGLRVKAVGTGHSFTAAAATDGVLIRPQALRGITAVDRAAGTVTVAAGTVLKDLNAALAREGLSLTNMGDIMEQTVAGAISTGTHGTGRDSASIAAQIRALELVTADGRLLTCSEKENPEVFAAARLGIGALGIVTSVTFAVEPLFFLTAREEPMGFDRVTAEFDEHVAENEHFEFYWFPHTGNCNTKRNNRSQGPAAPPGAVSAWVEDELLSNGLFQAVNSLGRAVPAAIPSIARVASRALSARTYTDIPYKVFTSPRRVRFVEMEYALPRERAVGALRELKAMVDRSDLRISFPVEVRTAPADDITLSTASGRETAYIAVHMYKGTPYQAYFTAAERIFTAHEGRPHWGKVHTRDAEYFARLYPRFGEFTALRDRLDPDRLFGNDYLRRVLGA; from the coding sequence ATGGGGACGGCGACAGCAGGGCGGAACGGGCGGGCAGGGGCGGCGGGGACGCCGGCCGCGTGGCGTAACTGGGCGGGGAACGTCAGCGCGACGCCCGTGCGGGTGGTGACCCCGGCCTCGGTCGGGGAACTCCAGGAGGCGGTCCGCAGGGCCGCCGGGGACGGGCTGCGGGTGAAGGCGGTCGGCACCGGCCACTCCTTCACCGCGGCCGCCGCGACCGACGGGGTGCTCATCCGCCCCCAGGCGCTGCGGGGCATCACGGCGGTCGACCGGGCCGCCGGAACCGTCACGGTGGCGGCGGGCACGGTCCTCAAGGACCTGAACGCGGCCCTCGCCCGGGAAGGCCTGTCGCTCACCAACATGGGCGACATCATGGAACAGACGGTCGCGGGTGCGATCAGCACCGGCACCCACGGCACCGGCCGCGACTCGGCCTCCATCGCCGCCCAGATCCGCGCGCTGGAACTGGTCACCGCGGACGGCAGGCTGCTGACGTGCTCCGAGAAGGAGAACCCCGAGGTCTTCGCGGCGGCGCGGCTCGGCATCGGGGCGCTCGGCATCGTCACCTCGGTGACCTTCGCCGTCGAGCCGCTCTTCTTCCTGACCGCCCGTGAGGAGCCGATGGGCTTCGACCGGGTGACGGCCGAGTTCGACGAGCACGTCGCGGAGAACGAGCACTTCGAGTTCTACTGGTTCCCGCACACCGGCAACTGCAACACCAAGCGCAACAACCGCAGCCAGGGCCCGGCCGCCCCGCCCGGAGCGGTCAGCGCGTGGGTCGAGGACGAACTGCTGTCCAACGGCCTGTTCCAGGCGGTCAACTCGCTGGGCCGAGCCGTTCCCGCGGCCATCCCCTCCATCGCCCGCGTCGCGAGCCGCGCACTGTCGGCGCGGACCTACACCGACATCCCGTACAAGGTGTTCACCAGCCCGCGCCGGGTGCGTTTCGTGGAGATGGAGTACGCCCTTCCGCGCGAGCGCGCCGTCGGGGCCCTGCGGGAGCTCAAGGCGATGGTCGACCGTTCCGACCTGCGGATCAGCTTCCCCGTGGAGGTGCGGACGGCTCCGGCGGACGACATCACCCTGTCCACGGCCTCGGGGCGCGAGACGGCGTACATCGCGGTGCACATGTACAAGGGCACGCCGTACCAGGCGTACTTCACCGCGGCCGAGCGGATCTTCACCGCGCACGAGGGGCGGCCGCACTGGGGCAAGGTGCACACCCGGGACGCCGAGTACTTCGCCCGGCTCTACCCGCGCTTCGGCGAGTTCACCGCCCTGCGCGACCGGCTGGATCCGGACCGGCTGTTCGGCAACGACTACCTGAGGCGGGTCCTGGGCGCCTGA
- the sepH gene encoding septation protein SepH: MPELRVVAVSNDGTRLVLKAADSTEYTLPIDERLRAAVRNDRARLNQIEIEVESHLRPRDIQARIRAGASAEEVAQLAGIPVDRVRRFEGPVLAERAFMAERARKTPVRRPGENTGPQLGEAVQERLTLRGADKESVQWDSWRRDDGTWEVLLVYRVAGEPHSASWTYDPPRRLVVAVDDEARSLIGESDDLPATPEPSFPFVPRIARLPRDRPLDRTLDRQPERSAVPAADPEEERDSLTSLLEAVPSFRGDMVVPERPDAPAEEPEAEEPPAASAGAGTAYADVLMPRTVAGHRERLTGTTDRQAEADGVRPGRRAAVPSWDEIVFGTRRKKQE; this comes from the coding sequence ATGCCCGAACTGCGTGTCGTGGCCGTCTCCAATGACGGCACACGACTGGTGCTCAAAGCTGCCGACAGCACGGAGTACACGCTTCCGATCGACGAGCGTCTACGGGCTGCCGTGCGCAACGACCGCGCGCGCCTGAACCAGATCGAGATCGAGGTGGAGAGCCACCTCCGCCCCCGCGACATCCAGGCCCGCATACGGGCCGGTGCCTCCGCTGAGGAGGTCGCCCAACTCGCGGGCATCCCCGTCGACCGGGTACGCCGCTTCGAGGGTCCGGTCCTCGCGGAGCGTGCGTTCATGGCCGAGCGGGCCCGCAAGACACCCGTGCGCCGCCCCGGCGAGAACACCGGGCCGCAGCTCGGCGAGGCGGTGCAGGAGCGGCTGACGCTGCGCGGGGCCGACAAGGAGTCCGTGCAGTGGGACTCGTGGCGCCGCGACGACGGCACGTGGGAGGTCCTGCTGGTCTACCGGGTCGCGGGCGAGCCGCACTCCGCCAGTTGGACGTACGACCCGCCGCGCCGGCTGGTCGTGGCCGTGGACGACGAAGCCCGCTCGCTGATCGGTGAGTCCGACGACCTGCCGGCGACGCCCGAGCCCAGCTTCCCCTTCGTGCCCCGCATCGCGCGGCTGCCGCGCGACCGGCCGCTGGACCGCACGCTCGACCGCCAGCCGGAGCGCAGCGCCGTGCCGGCTGCGGACCCGGAGGAGGAGCGGGACTCGCTGACCAGCCTGCTGGAGGCGGTCCCGAGCTTCCGGGGCGACATGGTGGTCCCGGAACGGCCCGACGCCCCGGCGGAGGAACCGGAGGCGGAGGAGCCCCCGGCCGCTTCGGCGGGCGCCGGTACCGCGTACGCCGATGTCCTGATGCCCCGCACCGTCGCGGGCCACCGTGAACGCCTCACCGGCACCACCGACCGCCAGGCGGAGGCCGACGGCGTCCGCCCGGGCCGCCGCGCGGCGGTCCCGAGCTGGGACGAGATCGTCTTCGGCACCCGCCGCAAGAAGCAGGAGTAG
- a CDS encoding sulfurtransferase, with protein MTAIISAPELMDELAGTHAPVLLDVRWQLGGPDQRPAYEAGHLRGAVYVDLDRELAGPVSATGLGGRHPLPDPEDFGAAMRRAGVSAGAPVVVYDGGLGWAAARAWWLLRWTGHERVRVLDGGLPAWTAAGGELTTEEPSPREGDFKPNPGAMEVLDADGAAALARAGILLDARAGERYRGEVEPIDRVGGHVPGALSAPTTQNVGPDGRFLAAQALRARFEALGAAEGAPVGVYCGSGVSGAHEVLALEVAGIPAALYAGSWSDWSSDPDRPVATGGSAG; from the coding sequence ATGACTGCGATTATCTCGGCTCCCGAACTGATGGACGAGCTGGCCGGAACCCATGCGCCGGTGCTCCTGGACGTCCGCTGGCAGCTGGGCGGCCCCGACCAGCGGCCCGCGTACGAGGCGGGGCACCTGCGGGGCGCGGTGTACGTCGACCTCGACCGCGAACTGGCCGGTCCGGTCAGCGCGACGGGGCTGGGCGGCCGCCATCCGCTGCCCGACCCGGAGGACTTCGGGGCGGCGATGCGACGGGCCGGGGTCTCGGCGGGCGCTCCGGTGGTGGTCTACGACGGGGGACTGGGGTGGGCCGCGGCCCGCGCGTGGTGGCTCTTGCGCTGGACGGGGCACGAGCGGGTACGGGTCCTCGACGGGGGTCTGCCCGCCTGGACGGCGGCGGGAGGGGAACTGACGACCGAGGAGCCGTCCCCCAGGGAGGGCGATTTCAAGCCGAACCCGGGAGCGATGGAGGTGCTGGACGCGGACGGGGCGGCCGCACTGGCCCGCGCCGGGATCCTGCTGGACGCGCGGGCGGGGGAGCGGTACCGGGGCGAGGTCGAGCCGATCGACCGGGTCGGCGGCCACGTGCCGGGGGCGTTGTCGGCGCCGACCACGCAGAACGTGGGACCGGACGGGCGTTTCCTCGCGGCGCAGGCGCTGCGGGCGCGGTTCGAGGCGCTGGGCGCGGCGGAAGGAGCGCCGGTCGGCGTGTACTGCGGGTCGGGGGTGTCCGGGGCGCACGAGGTGCTGGCGCTGGAGGTGGCCGGGATCCCGGCGGCCCTGTACGCGGGCAGCTGGTCGGACTGGTCCTCGGACCCGGACCGCCCGGTCGCGACCGGGGGCTCCGCCGGCTGA
- a CDS encoding VOC family protein: MSEAPETTRRPPGAPCWVSLMVHGLGTTEDFYADLFGWEYVPGPVPFGPYVRALLDGQEVAGIGEMPPDRLLPVAWTTYFATDDADCTAESIRACGGTVAVGPLDAGNAGRLAICSDPLGAIFGIWQAGAHLGGALHGHPGTPVWNELLTQDTSTVGKFYEHVFGHEAREHHDASADFDYLVLRLQGRPVAAVHGVGRALPHDRGSHWMTYFEVRDPDAAAARVRELGGRVIQPPRDRLSGRVATVADPEGAVFTLVRSWPRPSQSA; encoded by the coding sequence ATGAGCGAGGCACCGGAAACGACCAGGCGCCCTCCCGGCGCGCCCTGCTGGGTGAGCCTGATGGTCCACGGCCTCGGCACCACCGAGGACTTCTACGCCGACCTCTTCGGCTGGGAGTACGTCCCGGGCCCCGTCCCCTTCGGCCCCTACGTCCGTGCCCTCCTCGACGGCCAGGAAGTGGCGGGCATCGGCGAGATGCCGCCGGACCGGCTCCTGCCGGTCGCCTGGACCACGTACTTCGCCACGGATGACGCCGACTGCACGGCCGAGTCGATCAGGGCGTGCGGCGGCACGGTCGCGGTCGGCCCGCTGGACGCGGGCAACGCCGGCCGCCTGGCCATCTGCTCGGACCCGCTCGGGGCGATCTTCGGGATCTGGCAGGCCGGTGCCCACCTCGGCGGCGCACTGCACGGCCACCCGGGGACGCCGGTCTGGAACGAGCTGCTGACCCAGGACACCTCGACCGTCGGGAAGTTCTACGAGCACGTCTTCGGCCACGAGGCCCGGGAACACCACGACGCCTCGGCCGACTTCGACTACCTCGTCCTGCGCCTCCAGGGCCGTCCGGTCGCCGCCGTGCACGGTGTGGGCCGCGCCCTGCCGCACGACCGGGGCTCGCACTGGATGACGTACTTCGAGGTGAGGGACCCCGACGCGGCCGCCGCCCGGGTGAGGGAACTCGGAGGACGCGTCATCCAGCCTCCGCGTGACCGGCTCAGCGGCCGCGTGGCGACGGTCGCGGACCCGGAGGGCGCGGTGTTCACCCTCGTACGGTCTTGGCCGCGGCCCTCTCAGAGCGCGTAG
- the sigJ gene encoding RNA polymerase sigma factor SigJ, whose product MGSVGTGTDGTVGERRQLINVAYRLLGSVTEAEDAVQDAYARWYGLPRSRREEILSPSAWLTTVTGRICLDLLGSARARRERYVGAWLPEPLPDRTEGDHTGGAGPTGPADPADQIVLDESVTMAFLVVLESMTPAERVAFVLHDVFRYPFAEIAGVLGRTPAACKQLAASARRRAGAARPPVTTADRAGVVRHVKEAWQTKDIAALVGLLDPAAVMTADGGGLAGAALRPLEGGARIAQYMVAIADKAPGLELLERSVNGAPGLVARRAGVVMTVAAFDVRDGRVARIWAVRNPEKLRPWGRAGYAL is encoded by the coding sequence ATGGGGAGTGTCGGGACCGGCACGGACGGGACAGTCGGCGAGCGACGCCAACTGATCAACGTCGCCTACCGGTTGCTGGGTTCGGTGACCGAGGCAGAGGACGCCGTACAGGACGCCTACGCCCGCTGGTACGGGCTGCCACGAAGCCGGCGGGAGGAGATCCTGTCCCCCAGCGCCTGGCTGACGACGGTGACCGGCCGCATCTGCCTGGACCTGCTCGGCTCGGCGCGGGCCCGCCGAGAACGCTACGTCGGCGCGTGGCTGCCCGAGCCGCTGCCCGACCGCACCGAAGGGGACCACACGGGCGGCGCCGGCCCCACCGGCCCCGCGGACCCCGCCGACCAGATCGTCCTGGACGAGTCGGTGACCATGGCCTTCCTCGTCGTCCTGGAGTCGATGACGCCGGCGGAGCGGGTGGCGTTCGTGCTGCACGACGTCTTCCGGTACCCGTTCGCCGAGATCGCCGGCGTTCTCGGCCGCACCCCCGCGGCCTGCAAGCAGCTGGCGGCCTCCGCCCGGCGGCGCGCGGGGGCCGCGAGGCCCCCGGTGACGACGGCCGACCGGGCCGGCGTGGTGAGGCACGTCAAAGAGGCGTGGCAGACCAAGGACATCGCAGCCCTCGTCGGTCTCCTCGACCCGGCCGCCGTGATGACCGCCGACGGCGGGGGCCTGGCCGGCGCCGCCCTGCGCCCGCTGGAGGGCGGCGCCCGCATCGCCCAGTACATGGTCGCGATCGCCGACAAGGCCCCCGGACTCGAACTCCTGGAGCGGTCGGTCAACGGCGCGCCGGGCCTGGTGGCCCGGCGCGCCGGCGTCGTCATGACCGTGGCCGCCTTCGACGTCCGCGACGGGCGCGTCGCCCGGATCTGGGCGGTCCGCAACCCGGAGAAGCTGCGCCCGTGGGGGCGGGCGGGCTACGCGCTCTGA
- a CDS encoding thymidine kinase, giving the protein MPELVFFSGTMDCGKSTLALQITHNRSARGLVGVIFTRDDRAGQGKLSSRLGLVTEAVEAGEGMDLYAYLVDQLSKGGKADYVIVDEAQFLAPAQIDQLARIVDDLDMDVFAFGITTDFRTKLFPGSQRLIELADRIEQLQVEALCWCGARATHNARTVGGEMVVEGAQVVVGDVNRPAEEIGYEVLCRRHHRRRMTSSAAHAGALSPDVLPVNSA; this is encoded by the coding sequence ATGCCCGAGCTGGTGTTCTTCTCCGGAACGATGGACTGCGGAAAGAGCACCCTGGCTCTGCAAATCACCCACAACCGCTCGGCGCGCGGTCTGGTGGGCGTGATCTTCACGCGTGACGACCGGGCGGGCCAGGGCAAGCTCTCCTCGCGCCTCGGGCTCGTCACCGAGGCGGTCGAGGCGGGGGAGGGCATGGACCTGTACGCGTACCTCGTGGACCAGCTCTCCAAGGGCGGCAAGGCCGACTACGTGATCGTGGACGAGGCCCAGTTCCTGGCCCCCGCCCAGATCGACCAGCTGGCCCGTATCGTCGACGACCTCGACATGGACGTCTTCGCGTTCGGCATCACCACGGATTTCCGCACCAAGCTCTTCCCCGGCTCGCAGCGCCTGATCGAGCTCGCCGACCGGATAGAACAGCTCCAGGTCGAGGCACTGTGCTGGTGCGGGGCCCGTGCCACCCACAACGCCCGTACGGTGGGCGGCGAGATGGTGGTCGAGGGCGCCCAGGTCGTCGTCGGGGACGTGAACCGCCCGGCGGAGGAGATCGGCTACGAGGTCCTGTGCCGCCGTCACCACCGCCGCCGCATGACCTCCTCCGCGGCCCACGCGGGCGCCCTCTCCCCGGACGTCCTCCCGGTCAACTCCGCCTGA
- a CDS encoding alkaline phosphatase family protein — MSYSAPPNWDEPELLDVAGAPVPQYGTGSLADLLPTLAAGQGVPGLTAGIAELTPADRNCVFLVDGMGWEQIKAHPQEAPYLASLLAGSRGGTGLPITAGFPATTATSLASVGTGLPPARHGLPGYAVRNPASGELMNQLRWQPWTQPKAWQPYPTVFQLADAAGVHTAQVSAPAFQSTPLTKIALSGGTFHGRMTGEERMDLAAIQLAAGERSLVYTYYSELDGAGHRHGVDSDAWRGQLMYVDRLVQRLVEQLPPRTALYVTSDHGMVDVPFDEESRVDFDDDWELGAGVALLGGEGRARHVYAVPGAEADVLTVWREVLGDRFWVASREEALELGWFGPAGECDERVLGRIGDVIAAAHADVAITASRNEPNESALVGMHGSMTAAEQLVPLLEVRT; from the coding sequence ATGTCCTACTCCGCACCGCCGAACTGGGACGAGCCGGAGCTGCTGGACGTCGCCGGTGCCCCCGTACCGCAGTACGGCACCGGCTCCCTCGCCGACCTCCTGCCGACCCTCGCGGCCGGCCAGGGCGTCCCCGGCCTCACCGCCGGGATCGCCGAGCTGACCCCGGCCGACCGCAACTGCGTCTTCCTGGTCGACGGCATGGGCTGGGAGCAGATCAAGGCCCACCCGCAGGAGGCCCCGTACCTGGCTTCCCTCCTCGCCGGCTCGCGCGGCGGCACCGGCCTTCCGATCACCGCCGGGTTCCCGGCGACCACCGCCACCTCGCTGGCCTCCGTCGGCACCGGACTGCCCCCCGCCCGGCACGGCCTGCCCGGCTACGCCGTGCGCAACCCCGCCTCCGGCGAGCTGATGAACCAGCTCCGCTGGCAGCCGTGGACCCAGCCGAAGGCCTGGCAGCCTTACCCCACCGTCTTCCAGCTCGCGGACGCGGCGGGGGTGCACACCGCGCAGGTGTCCGCGCCCGCGTTCCAGTCCACCCCGCTCACGAAGATCGCCCTCAGCGGCGGCACCTTCCACGGCCGGATGACGGGCGAGGAGCGGATGGACCTCGCGGCGATCCAGCTCGCCGCCGGCGAGCGCTCGCTCGTGTACACGTACTACAGCGAACTCGACGGCGCGGGCCACCGGCACGGCGTGGACTCCGACGCCTGGCGCGGTCAACTCATGTACGTGGACCGGCTCGTGCAGCGGCTGGTCGAGCAGCTTCCGCCGCGCACTGCGCTGTACGTCACCTCCGACCACGGCATGGTGGACGTCCCCTTCGACGAGGAGTCCCGGGTCGACTTCGACGACGACTGGGAGCTGGGCGCCGGCGTGGCCCTCCTCGGCGGCGAGGGCAGGGCGCGCCACGTGTACGCCGTACCGGGCGCGGAGGCCGACGTGCTGACCGTCTGGCGCGAGGTGCTCGGCGACCGCTTCTGGGTCGCGAGCCGCGAAGAGGCCCTGGAGCTGGGCTGGTTCGGGCCTGCGGGGGAGTGCGACGAGCGCGTGCTCGGCCGGATCGGCGACGTGATCGCCGCCGCCCACGCCGATGTCGCGATCACCGCGAGCCGCAACGAGCCGAACGAGTCGGCGCTCGTCGGCATGCACGGCTCGATGACGGCGGCCGAGCAGCTGGTCCCCCTCCTCGAAGTCCGCACCTGA
- a CDS encoding DUF5998 family protein, translating into MAKSGTTTQGLRAAIERSGYYPALVAEAVEAAVGGEPISSYLVHQETTFDSNEVRRHVTVLVLTHNRFIVSHTDEQAADAGSPSPYATTSTESVKLGSISSVVLSRVVANPESYTPGTLPREVVLTIGWGAVSRIDLEPAACGDPNCDSDHGYTGNSTADDLSLRVSEAGDGPETVRQTLVFAQALSEATAATAAAR; encoded by the coding sequence ATGGCGAAATCCGGTACGACGACCCAGGGGCTGCGCGCGGCGATCGAGCGCAGCGGCTACTACCCGGCCCTCGTGGCCGAGGCCGTGGAGGCCGCGGTGGGCGGCGAGCCGATCTCGTCGTACCTGGTGCACCAGGAGACGACCTTCGACTCCAACGAGGTGCGCCGCCACGTCACGGTCCTCGTGCTCACCCACAACCGCTTCATCGTCAGCCACACCGACGAGCAGGCGGCCGATGCCGGCTCCCCGTCCCCGTACGCGACCACCTCCACCGAATCGGTCAAGCTCGGCAGCATCTCCTCGGTGGTGCTCAGCCGCGTCGTCGCGAACCCGGAGTCCTACACCCCCGGCACCCTGCCCCGTGAGGTCGTTCTGACCATCGGCTGGGGCGCCGTCTCGCGCATCGACCTGGAGCCCGCCGCCTGCGGCGACCCGAACTGCGACTCCGACCACGGATACACCGGCAACTCCACCGCCGACGACCTCAGCCTGCGGGTCAGCGAGGCGGGTGACGGCCCGGAGACGGTCCGCCAGACCCTCGTCTTCGCCCAGGCGCTGTCCGAGGCGACCGCGGCCACGGCCGCCGCCCGCTGA